GCACGTCAGCTGGTTAGCCATAAAGCGATTATGGTAAACGGTCGTGTTGTTAACATCGCTTCTTATCAGGTTAGTCCGAATGACGTTGTTAGCATTCGTGAGAAAGCGAAGAAGCAGTCTCGCGTGAAAGCCGCTCTGGAGCTGGCTGAGCAGCGTGAAAAGCCAACCTGGCTGGAAGTTGATGCTGGCAAGATGGAAGGTACGTACAAGCGTAAGCCTGAGCGTTCTGATCTGTCTGCGGACATTAACGAACACCTGATCGTCGAGCTTTACTCCAAGTAAAGCTTAGTACCAAAGAGAGGACACAATGCAGGGTTCTGTGACAGAGTTTCTAAAACCGCGCCTGGTAGATATCGAGCAAGTGAGTTCGACGCACGCCAAGGTGACCCTTGAGCCTTTAGAGCGTGGCTTCGGCCATACTCTGGGTAACGCACTGCGCCGTATTCTGCTCTCATCGATGCCGGGTTGCGCGGTGACCGAGGTTGAGATTGATGGTGTACTACATGAGTACAGCACCAAAGAAGGCGTTCAGGAAGATATCCTTGAAATCCTGCTCAACCTGAAAGGGCTGGCGGTGAGAGTTCAGGGTAAAGATGAAGTTATTCTTACCTTGAATAAATCTGGCATTGGCCCTGTGACTGCAGCCGACATTACCCATGACGGGGATGTCGAAATCGTCAAGCCGCAGCACGTGATCTGCCACCTGACCGATGAGAACGCGTCTATTAGCATGCGTATCAAAGTTCAGCGCGGTCGTGGTTATGTGCCGGCTTCTACCCGAATTCATTCGGAAGAAGATGAGCG
The sequence above is drawn from the Citrobacter amalonaticus genome and encodes:
- a CDS encoding DNA-directed RNA polymerase subunit alpha encodes the protein MQGSVTEFLKPRLVDIEQVSSTHAKVTLEPLERGFGHTLGNALRRILLSSMPGCAVTEVEIDGVLHEYSTKEGVQEDILEILLNLKGLAVRVQGKDEVILTLNKSGIGPVTAADITHDGDVEIVKPQHVICHLTDENASISMRIKVQRGRGYVPASTRIHSEEDERPIGRLLVDACYSPVERIAYNVEAARVEQRTDLDKLVIEMETNGTIDPEEAIRRAATILAEQLEAFVDLRDVRQPEVKEEKPEFDPILLRPVDDLELTVRSANCLKAEAIHYIGDLVQRTEVELLKTPNLGKKSLTEIKDVLASRGLSLGMRLENWPPASIADE